In Blattabacterium cuenoti, a single window of DNA contains:
- a CDS encoding GHMP family kinase ATP-binding protein, producing MKNYCFTSKILLFGEYVIIENYSGLSIPNNFYTGYLKFPSNYYNNNTTCNYNNYELRKFAHFLQQTTINIDFNKLYNDLNKGIIFYSNIPKGYGIGSSGALVAAIYHKYYIQKNQVKQPMNNIIKLKEIFSKMESYFHGISSGMDPLSCYLKKPILMKSKNNINIVNIPKKLNQNQGKGAIFLLNSGFPKQTDYMIKIFFKKLQNQKFKKIFIEEFIQYNNKCITHFIQGNLEILLHQIKILSFWIFKYLNPMIPKEISKIWIYGLLNNIYYLKLCGSGGGGFTLGFTYDYDLSKKKLNKYQTIVIFRF from the coding sequence ATGAAAAACTATTGTTTTACTTCTAAAATACTATTATTTGGAGAATATGTAATTATAGAAAATTATAGTGGATTATCTATTCCAAATAATTTTTATACAGGATATTTAAAATTTCCATCTAATTATTATAATAACAATACAACATGTAACTATAATAATTATGAATTAAGAAAATTTGCTCATTTTTTACAACAAACAACAATAAATATTGATTTTAATAAATTATATAATGACCTTAATAAAGGTATAATTTTTTATTCTAATATACCTAAAGGATATGGAATTGGAAGTTCAGGAGCATTAGTGGCTGCTATATATCATAAATATTATATTCAAAAAAATCAAGTAAAACAACCAATGAATAATATAATTAAATTAAAAGAAATATTTAGTAAAATGGAGTCATATTTTCATGGTATAAGTTCTGGGATGGATCCATTAAGTTGTTATTTAAAAAAACCAATTTTAATGAAATCCAAAAACAATATTAATATTGTCAATATTCCTAAAAAATTAAATCAAAATCAAGGTAAAGGTGCTATATTTTTATTAAATTCAGGATTCCCAAAACAAACTGATTATATGATAAAAATTTTTTTCAAAAAATTACAAAATCAAAAATTTAAAAAAATTTTCATAGAAGAATTTATACAATATAATAATAAATGCATCACTCATTTTATACAAGGAAATTTAGAAATTTTATTACATCAAATCAAAATTCTTTCCTTTTGGATATTTAAATATTTAAATCCAATGATCCCAAAAGAAATATCTAAAATATGGATATATGGATTATTAAATAATATTTATTATTTAAAATTATGTGGATCAGGAGGTGGTGGTTTTACTCTTGGATTTACTTATGACTATGATTTATCTAAAAAAAAATTAAATAAATATCAAACAATAGTAATTTTTAGATTTTAA
- a CDS encoding pseudouridine synthase produces the protein MTLNNKIKYIRLNRFLSTSGIASRRNADKLIKSGIVKINGKLVQKLGTYININDIVTVYGNRVSSQKKIYILINKPKGFITSTHDPLHRKTIMNLIPPQIENNNKIYPIGRLDSSTTGVLLLTNDGYITEKLTHPKYNVKKIYNVVLNKIIKNEDINKIKNGKIYLKEGKVIIDSIIYVKYNQLRIKIHIGWNRIIKRLFKKLHYQVIKLDRINFGGFTKQKLKIGKWKILSEKTVYNIFKNNFYQ, from the coding sequence ATGACACTAAATAATAAAATAAAATATATACGTTTAAATCGTTTTTTATCTACATCTGGTATTGCTTCTAGAAGAAATGCAGATAAATTAATTAAATCAGGAATTGTTAAAATAAATGGCAAATTAGTTCAAAAACTTGGAACTTATATTAATATTAATGATATCGTAACTGTTTATGGAAATCGTGTCTCAAGTCAAAAAAAAATATATATACTTATAAATAAACCAAAAGGTTTTATTACTTCTACACATGATCCATTACATAGAAAAACAATTATGAATTTAATTCCACCACAAATAGAAAATAATAATAAAATTTATCCAATTGGACGATTAGATTCTTCCACTACAGGTGTTTTATTATTAACAAATGATGGATATATTACAGAAAAATTAACACATCCAAAATATAATGTAAAAAAAATTTATAATGTAGTTTTAAATAAAATTATTAAAAATGAAGATATCAATAAAATCAAAAATGGGAAAATTTATTTAAAAGAAGGAAAAGTAATAATTGATTCTATAATATATGTTAAATATAATCAATTAAGAATCAAAATTCATATAGGATGGAATAGAATTATTAAAAGATTATTTAAAAAATTGCATTATCAAGTTATTAAATTAGATAGAATCAATTTTGGAGGATTTACAAAACAAAAATTAAAAATAGGAAAATGGAAAATATTATCAGAAAAAACAGTATACAATATTTTTAAAAACAATTTTTATCAATAA
- a CDS encoding type II 3-dehydroquinate dehydratase produces MKKISIINGPNLNLIGQREIEIYGKDTFINYFNKIKKIFSNIELSYYQSNCEGKIIDCLHKIGFCIDGILLNAGAYTHTSIGIADAIKSITTPVIEIHISNIFARESFRTKSFLSPVCKGTIFGFGLKTYELGILSFSI; encoded by the coding sequence ATGAAAAAAATAAGTATAATTAATGGTCCAAATTTAAATCTTATAGGCCAACGAGAAATTGAAATATATGGAAAAGATACTTTTATAAATTATTTTAATAAAATAAAAAAAATATTTTCAAATATTGAACTTTCTTATTATCAAAGTAATTGTGAAGGTAAAATTATAGATTGTTTACATAAAATTGGATTTTGTATAGATGGTATACTGCTCAATGCAGGAGCATATACTCATACATCAATAGGAATTGCAGATGCTATAAAATCTATAACTACTCCAGTTATAGAAATTCATATTTCTAATATTTTTGCTAGAGAATCTTTTAGAACAAAATCTTTTTTATCACCTGTTTGTAAAGGAACTATCTTTGGTTTTGGATTAAAAACTTATGAATTAGGTATTTTAAGTTTTTCTATATAA
- the yihA gene encoding ribosome biogenesis GTP-binding protein YihA/YsxC, with protein sequence MKNFFVKFEYSVTDLNQLINSIYPEYACIGRSNVGKSSFINFILGNIKIAKVSSFPGKTKYINFFFIDNKWKIVDLPGYGFSRLSKFHKQQNNNLINNYIFNRKNLVCLFVIIDSRLIVQKSDLNLINKLIMYKIYFCIVFTKIDKLNYKILDKHINICKNVINKFSNKIFFFIKNKDGRKKIIQHIKNLNKKFYIEKLKIPNS encoded by the coding sequence ATGAAAAATTTTTTTGTTAAATTTGAATATAGCGTTACTGATTTAAATCAATTAATAAATTCAATATATCCAGAATATGCTTGTATTGGGCGTTCTAATGTAGGAAAATCTAGTTTTATTAATTTTATTTTAGGTAATATAAAAATTGCTAAAGTATCTTCTTTTCCTGGAAAAACTAAATATATTAATTTTTTTTTTATAGATAATAAATGGAAGATAGTAGATTTACCTGGATATGGATTTTCTAGATTATCAAAATTTCATAAACAACAAAATAATAATTTAATTAATAATTATATTTTTAATAGAAAAAATTTAGTTTGTTTATTTGTAATTATAGATAGTAGATTAATTGTTCAAAAATCTGATTTAAATTTAATAAATAAATTAATAATGTATAAAATCTATTTTTGTATTGTATTTACAAAAATTGATAAATTAAATTATAAAATTTTAGATAAACATATAAATATATGTAAAAATGTAATTAATAAATTTTCTAATAAAATTTTTTTTTTTATAAAAAATAAAGATGGAAGAAAAAAAATTATTCAGCATATAAAAAATTTAAATAAAAAATTTTATATAGAAAAACTTAAAATACCTAATTCATAA
- a CDS encoding alpha/beta fold hydrolase, with translation MFNKKQKFSYIKKGSGHPLILLHGLMGGLSNFNALLEVFPKKGYKVIIPVLPIYKMPLLFTNIFSLSKYIIQFLIKIGIKKATLIGNSLGGHIALIIAKKRHDLVHSLVLTGSSGLFEKSFGEAFPKRENYEYIKKKSQEVFYNPKIATKELVDEVFNVVNDRKKGIKILYIAKSAMKDNMSKDLSIIQQPICLIWGKQDPVTPPIVAKEFHRLLPHSELYWIDKCGHVPMMEHPKIFVKILEKWLSKFDFHHEKFFC, from the coding sequence ATGTTTAATAAAAAACAAAAATTTTCTTACATAAAAAAAGGATCGGGACATCCATTGATATTACTTCATGGATTAATGGGTGGATTAAGCAATTTTAATGCACTTTTAGAAGTTTTTCCAAAAAAAGGATATAAAGTTATTATTCCTGTATTACCTATTTATAAAATGCCTTTATTATTTACAAATATTTTTAGTTTATCAAAATATATTATACAATTTTTAATAAAAATAGGAATTAAAAAGGCTACATTAATAGGAAATTCTCTTGGTGGACATATTGCTTTAATTATAGCAAAAAAGAGGCATGATTTAGTTCATTCTTTAGTATTAACTGGAAGTTCTGGATTATTTGAAAAATCTTTTGGAGAAGCTTTTCCTAAAAGAGAAAATTATGAATATATAAAAAAAAAATCACAAGAAGTATTTTATAACCCTAAAATAGCAACTAAAGAATTAGTAGATGAAGTATTTAATGTAGTTAATGATAGAAAAAAAGGAATTAAAATTTTATATATTGCTAAAAGTGCAATGAAAGATAATATGTCGAAAGATTTATCTATAATTCAACAACCTATTTGTTTAATATGGGGAAAACAAGATCCTGTTACACCCCCAATAGTTGCTAAGGAATTTCATAGATTGTTACCTCATTCTGAATTATATTGGATAGATAAATGTGGACATGTTCCTATGATGGAGCATCCCAAAATATTTGTAAAAATATTAGAAAAATGGTTATCAAAATTTGATTTTCATCATGAAAAATTTTTTTGTTAA